One segment of Cystobacter fuscus DSM 2262 DNA contains the following:
- a CDS encoding L-threonylcarbamoyladenylate synthase, with product MAPVAPILEVNAEHPQPRHVQRAVDILSGGGVIAYPTDTYYGLGCDLGSKKGIERLYKLKGRDRKKPLSILCPDLSDVAKYAHVSNFAYRTMKGLTPGAFTFILEATRLVPEVMMSKQKQVGIRVPDSELARALAAGLGRPLVTTSATDAEGEPLTDARSIKDALGHGLDLILDAGVTLLEASTVVSLIGDQLEVLRQGKGQLD from the coding sequence ATGGCGCCAGTGGCACCCATCCTCGAGGTCAACGCGGAGCACCCCCAGCCCCGGCACGTGCAGCGCGCCGTGGACATCCTCTCCGGCGGCGGCGTCATCGCCTACCCCACGGACACCTACTACGGCCTCGGGTGCGATCTCGGCTCGAAGAAGGGCATTGAGCGGCTGTACAAGCTCAAGGGGCGGGATCGGAAGAAGCCCCTGTCCATCCTGTGTCCGGATCTCTCGGACGTGGCGAAGTACGCGCACGTGAGCAACTTCGCCTACCGGACGATGAAGGGGCTGACGCCCGGCGCCTTCACCTTCATCCTCGAGGCCACCCGGCTCGTCCCCGAGGTGATGATGTCCAAGCAGAAGCAGGTGGGCATCCGGGTACCGGACTCGGAACTGGCGCGCGCGCTGGCCGCCGGGCTGGGCCGTCCCCTCGTCACCACCTCGGCCACGGACGCCGAGGGCGAGCCGCTCACCGACGCGCGGAGCATCAAGGACGCGCTCGGCCACGGGTTGGATCTCATCCTCGACGCGGGGGTGACGCTGCTGGAGGCCAGCACGGTGGTGTCGCTCATCGGCGATCAGCTCGAGGTGCTGCGCCAGGGCAAGGGCCAGCTGGACTGA
- a CDS encoding cation:proton antiporter — protein MKPALMRLLLLLVLLAAISRAQLWRVDTGTSVALAAGALLLCGLFAGKVAKGVGLPRLTGYLLVGVVVGPYALGFIPGAGVKGLELVKGLAVSLIALVAGTELEWGLIRRVGTKVVTLCCLVCGITFLVIFGALLALRPWLPFLASMTLAQALAVSALISMVVVSFSPTVTIAIVQETAARGPFTEFLMALVIIGDLVVMVGFAVAAGLARASFGGGLDVGGLLRGVGWELFGSMAVGAVLALCLLVYMRQVKRELPLFLVGLCFASAEAGARLHLSPLMVSLSAGALIVNLDPREGERIHHAIQRAGLPIFALFFAAAGAGLKLDTLLLVGPAAMLLVVLRAVAIYGSCRHFAPVEDPRLRQNLWMGLISQAGVTFGLAALVSRTFPTFGPQVEVLIVAMITAHELIGPVLTRRAIQRSGESHVDESPGAA, from the coding sequence ATGAAGCCCGCGTTGATGCGCCTGCTGCTGTTGCTGGTGCTGCTGGCGGCGATCTCCCGGGCCCAGTTGTGGCGGGTGGACACGGGCACGTCGGTGGCGCTGGCCGCCGGGGCGCTGCTGTTGTGTGGCCTGTTCGCGGGCAAGGTGGCCAAGGGCGTGGGGCTGCCCCGGCTCACGGGCTACCTGCTGGTGGGCGTGGTGGTGGGGCCCTACGCGCTGGGCTTCATTCCCGGCGCGGGGGTGAAGGGGTTGGAGCTGGTCAAGGGGCTCGCGGTGAGCCTCATCGCGCTGGTGGCGGGCACGGAGTTGGAGTGGGGGCTCATCCGCCGGGTGGGCACCAAGGTGGTGACGCTGTGCTGCCTGGTGTGCGGCATCACCTTCCTGGTCATCTTCGGCGCGCTCCTCGCGCTCCGGCCGTGGCTGCCCTTCCTCGCGTCCATGACGCTGGCGCAGGCGCTGGCCGTCAGCGCGCTCATCTCCATGGTGGTGGTGTCCTTCTCGCCCACCGTCACCATCGCCATCGTGCAGGAGACGGCCGCGCGCGGCCCCTTCACCGAGTTCCTCATGGCGCTCGTCATCATCGGCGACCTGGTCGTCATGGTGGGCTTCGCCGTGGCGGCGGGACTCGCGCGGGCGAGCTTCGGCGGCGGGTTGGACGTGGGCGGGCTCTTGAGGGGGGTGGGGTGGGAGTTGTTCGGCTCCATGGCGGTGGGCGCCGTGCTGGCGCTGTGCCTGCTGGTGTACATGCGGCAGGTCAAGCGCGAGCTGCCCCTGTTCCTGGTGGGGCTGTGCTTCGCCTCGGCGGAGGCCGGCGCGCGCCTGCACCTGTCGCCGCTCATGGTGTCGCTGTCGGCCGGCGCGCTCATCGTCAACCTGGATCCGCGCGAGGGCGAGCGCATCCACCATGCCATCCAGCGCGCGGGCCTGCCCATCTTCGCGCTCTTCTTCGCCGCGGCCGGCGCGGGGCTCAAGCTGGACACGCTCCTGCTGGTGGGGCCGGCGGCGATGCTGCTCGTGGTGCTGCGCGCCGTGGCCATCTACGGCTCGTGCCGGCACTTCGCCCCGGTGGAGGATCCCCGGCTGCGGCAGAACCTGTGGATGGGACTCATCTCCCAGGCGGGCGTCACCTTCGGTCTCGCGGCGCTCGTCTCGCGCACCTTCCCCACCTTCGGCCCCCAGGTGGAGGTGCTCATCGTGGCGATGATCACCGCGCACGAACTCATCGGCCCCGTTCTCACCCGGCGGGCCATCCAGCGCAGCGGCGAGTCCCACGTGGATGAGTCGCCGGGCGCGGCCTAG
- a CDS encoding general stress protein, whose product MQQDKDNKGSMTVAEAGRKGGETVRNERGREFYETIGRKGGATVKAERGRSFYEEIGRKGGETVKAERGAKFYEEIGKKGGDRVKATRGPNFYEEIGRKGGQKVKKLIEEGKRAARALQEAQAGAAAAPAAPAAPAAEEERAPVAADEATPERTE is encoded by the coding sequence ATGCAACAGGACAAAGACAACAAGGGCAGCATGACGGTGGCTGAGGCGGGGCGTAAGGGCGGAGAGACCGTGCGCAACGAGCGAGGTCGCGAGTTCTACGAGACCATCGGCCGCAAGGGCGGCGCGACGGTGAAGGCCGAGCGCGGCCGCTCGTTCTACGAGGAGATCGGCCGTAAGGGCGGCGAGACGGTGAAGGCCGAGCGCGGCGCCAAGTTCTACGAGGAGATCGGCAAGAAGGGCGGAGACCGGGTGAAGGCCACGCGGGGACCGAACTTCTACGAGGAGATTGGCCGCAAGGGTGGGCAGAAGGTGAAGAAGCTCATCGAGGAAGGCAAGCGCGCGGCGCGTGCACTGCAAGAGGCCCAGGCGGGCGCGGCGGCGGCTCCAGCGGCTCCGGCGGCTCCGGCGGCCGAGGAGGAGCGTGCGCCCGTGGCGGCTGACGAAGCCACCCCGGAGCGCACGGAGTAG
- the glnD gene encoding [protein-PII] uridylyltransferase encodes MSVPPIPSPPTATHHETFGSLPVFPSGGPADRLARAREYLREASAHVEAFHRGGAAGLSTSRLLAAATDTLVQGLFSELSAELDAPPGLALVSLGSYGRRELSPHSDLDLLLLRPPGVPEAAATPLARAFPTLLWDLKRAVGWSARSPEECIRAADGDQTIRTALLDARLLTGDAATFALFTQNVLPRLLTHRADAYIQEKAQELRARREKFGDSVFLLEPNLKQGEGGLRDLETALWIARVRFHTRGLTGLLQQSILPGSEVARLKAARDFLLRIRHHLHFLRGRKEDRLTFDLQEEVARFLGYQQGPVLPVEAFMRDDYLAASAIRQAADALIARCEELSAARRVSLLPARRLGPFRVFHGKLTVSDSTLFTREPASMLDFVRTAEEHGLSLYSWARGQAVQALPALEAARATPAVTTAFKALFARPGTRGELLFELHDMGLLGAVVPEFGRVTAHHQHDLYHVYTVDVHTLFAVRRLYSLRAGELVAQEPELSREMRELTDPLPLYLGMLLHDAGKGMGGDHSEKGRLLMVALGERLGLTARQREVAEFLVKEHLAMSHTAQRRDLSDPALIADFAQRVGDVEKLTCLYLLTWADISSVGPRMWTAWKGQLLRELYDKTRAHLVGRSAPTGGPLVRERFHARWARVLGEARARELEGSLPERYFLGTDPARATLHGRLLARAARQPLAAALRHHPDAGSSELTLAARDRPGLLALLAGVLSAHRIDILSARIVSTSDGLALDVFDVRPPQGQRLERSRWRQARADLLRVLTGAASIEEVLRRRRAGSLPQRHLPPVTPRVTVDNRASRDFTVVDVLARDRVGLLHAIASALTRSGASIALAKVSTEAHRAMDSFYVTREGARVEGAGEEAALVDAITAALEALEHEGSAPRH; translated from the coding sequence ATGAGCGTCCCGCCCATCCCGTCTCCCCCCACGGCCACCCACCACGAGACCTTTGGCTCGCTCCCCGTGTTTCCCTCAGGTGGCCCCGCGGATCGTCTGGCCCGTGCCCGGGAGTACCTGCGCGAGGCCTCCGCCCACGTCGAGGCCTTCCACCGTGGCGGCGCCGCGGGCCTGTCCACCAGCCGTCTGCTCGCCGCCGCCACCGACACGCTCGTCCAGGGCCTCTTCTCCGAGCTGTCCGCCGAGCTCGACGCCCCTCCGGGCCTCGCCCTCGTGTCGCTCGGCTCCTACGGCCGCCGCGAGCTGTCCCCCCACTCGGACCTGGATCTGCTCCTCCTGCGCCCCCCGGGCGTCCCCGAGGCCGCCGCCACGCCGCTCGCCCGCGCCTTCCCCACGCTCCTGTGGGACTTGAAGCGCGCCGTCGGCTGGAGCGCCCGCTCGCCCGAGGAATGCATCCGCGCCGCCGACGGTGACCAGACCATCCGCACCGCGCTGCTCGACGCTCGCTTGCTCACCGGCGACGCCGCCACCTTCGCGCTCTTCACCCAGAACGTCCTGCCCCGGCTGCTCACCCACCGCGCCGACGCCTACATCCAGGAGAAGGCCCAGGAGCTGCGCGCCCGCCGCGAGAAGTTCGGCGACTCCGTCTTCCTGCTCGAGCCCAACCTCAAGCAGGGGGAGGGGGGTCTGCGCGATCTGGAGACGGCCCTGTGGATCGCCCGGGTGCGCTTCCACACGCGCGGCCTCACGGGCCTGCTCCAGCAGTCCATCCTCCCGGGCTCGGAGGTGGCGCGCCTCAAGGCCGCACGTGACTTCCTGCTGCGCATCCGCCACCACCTGCACTTCCTGCGCGGACGCAAGGAGGACCGGCTCACCTTCGACTTGCAGGAGGAGGTGGCGCGCTTCCTCGGCTACCAGCAGGGACCCGTGCTGCCCGTGGAGGCCTTCATGCGCGACGACTACCTCGCCGCCAGCGCCATCCGCCAGGCCGCCGACGCGCTCATCGCCCGCTGCGAGGAGCTGAGCGCCGCGCGCCGCGTCTCCTTGCTCCCGGCGCGCCGGCTGGGCCCCTTCCGCGTCTTCCACGGCAAGCTCACCGTGAGCGACTCCACGTTGTTCACCCGCGAGCCTGCCTCGATGCTCGACTTCGTGCGCACCGCCGAGGAGCACGGCCTGTCGCTCTACTCGTGGGCCCGGGGACAGGCGGTGCAGGCCCTGCCCGCGCTGGAGGCCGCCCGCGCCACGCCCGCCGTCACCACCGCCTTCAAGGCCCTCTTCGCCCGGCCCGGCACCCGGGGCGAGCTCCTCTTCGAGCTGCATGACATGGGGCTGCTCGGCGCGGTGGTGCCCGAGTTCGGCCGCGTCACCGCCCACCACCAGCACGACCTGTACCATGTGTACACCGTCGACGTGCACACGCTCTTCGCCGTGCGCCGCCTCTACTCCCTGCGCGCCGGAGAACTCGTGGCGCAGGAGCCCGAGCTGTCGCGCGAGATGCGCGAGCTGACGGACCCGCTCCCGCTCTACCTGGGCATGCTCCTGCACGACGCGGGCAAGGGCATGGGGGGCGACCACTCGGAGAAGGGCCGCCTGTTGATGGTGGCGCTCGGCGAGCGGCTGGGCCTCACCGCGCGCCAGCGCGAGGTGGCCGAGTTCCTCGTGAAGGAGCACCTGGCGATGAGCCACACCGCGCAGCGCCGGGACCTGAGCGATCCGGCGCTCATCGCCGACTTCGCCCAGCGGGTGGGGGACGTGGAGAAGCTCACCTGTCTCTACCTGCTCACCTGGGCGGACATCAGCTCGGTGGGGCCGCGCATGTGGACGGCGTGGAAGGGGCAACTGCTGCGCGAGCTGTATGACAAGACGCGCGCGCACCTGGTGGGCCGGAGCGCGCCCACGGGCGGACCGCTCGTGCGCGAGCGCTTCCACGCGCGCTGGGCCCGCGTGCTCGGCGAGGCGCGGGCACGCGAGCTGGAAGGCAGCCTCCCGGAGCGCTACTTCCTCGGGACGGATCCCGCGCGCGCCACGCTCCACGGCCGGCTGCTCGCCCGGGCCGCACGCCAACCCCTGGCCGCCGCCTTGCGCCACCACCCGGACGCGGGCTCCAGCGAGCTCACCCTCGCGGCCCGGGACAGACCGGGTCTGCTCGCACTGCTCGCCGGCGTGCTGTCCGCCCACCGCATCGACATCCTCTCCGCGCGCATCGTCTCCACCTCGGATGGGCTGGCGCTGGACGTGTTCGACGTGCGGCCGCCCCAGGGACAGCGCCTGGAGCGCTCGCGCTGGCGTCAGGCCCGGGCGGACCTCCTGCGGGTCCTCACGGGCGCGGCCTCCATCGAGGAGGTGCTGCGCCGGCGCCGCGCGGGCTCGCTGCCGCAGCGGCACCTGCCCCCCGTGACGCCCCGGGTGACGGTGGACAACCGCGCCTCGCGGGACTTCACCGTGGTGGATGTCCTGGCGCGCGATCGCGTGGGCCTGCTGCACGCCATTGCCTCGGCCCTCACGCGCTCGGGAGCGAGCATCGCCCTGGCCAAGGTGTCCACCGAGGCCCACCGCGCCATGGACTCGTTCTACGTCACGCGGGAGGGCGCCCGGGTGGAAGGAGCGGGCGAGGAGGCGGCGCTCGTGGACGCCATCACCGCCGCCCTCGAGGCCCTGGAGCACGAGGGCTCCGCCCCGCGGCACTGA
- a CDS encoding imm11 family protein has protein sequence MKQRFFNLSIDVDARERWYLTTPTTADGRQVDDVWAFTSGDRIDPPGRLRVPVSRPGRPLDFTSAGVGLTPILSAQATSVFREMASNDVQLFPVDVEGQAEPYYLLVVARTVRCIDDAACEEVRLWTPEDGRPEKVGRYRAVSGLRIDKSRVGDARVFRLWGWHPALIVDGETKEALERIGISGGRFDEV, from the coding sequence ATGAAACAACGTTTTTTTAATCTGAGTATCGACGTTGATGCGCGGGAGCGCTGGTATTTGACCACGCCGACCACCGCGGATGGCCGGCAAGTAGATGATGTCTGGGCGTTCACCAGCGGAGATCGGATAGATCCTCCCGGAAGATTGCGCGTTCCGGTCTCACGCCCAGGCAGGCCGCTAGACTTCACTTCGGCGGGGGTGGGGCTCACGCCCATTCTCAGTGCGCAAGCCACATCGGTGTTCCGTGAGATGGCATCCAACGACGTCCAACTCTTTCCTGTGGATGTCGAGGGGCAGGCCGAGCCCTATTACCTCCTGGTCGTGGCGCGCACCGTCCGCTGCATCGATGATGCGGCCTGTGAAGAGGTGCGACTCTGGACGCCGGAAGATGGCCGACCCGAGAAGGTGGGGCGATACCGTGCCGTTTCCGGACTGCGCATCGACAAGTCGCGGGTGGGTGACGCGCGTGTGTTCCGGCTGTGGGGCTGGCACCCCGCGCTCATCGTTGACGGAGAGACCAAGGAGGCGCTGGAGCGTATCGGCATCTCAGGGGGGCGGTTCGACGAGGTCTGA
- a CDS encoding AHH domain-containing protein, with product MRICGVVVLLLLASGCVTTRIVNLDIGQSTPLIYKPVDTEPVRIDEAEFKTAVSRLVLDTKLNVGLEELQQDDRLSLLASAGDEAIVDGARGRIVPPSWISQQQSEPHGSPGLLLADEFKLDLMERRMMALSFAFDTIWDGMRDAVGDAMNPAALREMIVSMVGTALVMLVAPEPITKLLAIGLVSSLIAYLGTGPVWNLGQGFLRLMEEAKNARNSWMLKDAGHRFGKLLGDNGARILVIVALTALGGKSAMAAQGPKMPGFARAALRAQTEGGFQLSGALTGEVRSIALSSAAVLNIALAPTAVAAVALGPGSSIQGDPEGDIHHICTDKNEVSELTGGPWTPIFEPYFEQAGMSLNDTANLVRIKGHKGPHPREYHQEVLSRIDESMAGCRGVTQCRSALVEALVDIARDLTTTGTKLRKLITKSPGV from the coding sequence ATGAGAATTTGCGGAGTCGTTGTGCTGCTACTTCTCGCGTCAGGGTGTGTGACAACACGAATCGTGAACCTGGACATCGGGCAGAGTACGCCGCTCATCTACAAGCCTGTCGACACCGAACCTGTCAGGATTGATGAAGCGGAGTTCAAAACCGCTGTCTCGCGGCTCGTACTCGACACGAAGCTGAACGTTGGTCTTGAGGAACTCCAGCAAGACGACCGGCTCTCATTGCTTGCTTCCGCTGGAGACGAGGCGATCGTCGACGGTGCCAGGGGCCGCATCGTGCCCCCTTCGTGGATAAGCCAGCAGCAAAGCGAGCCTCACGGGAGCCCGGGCCTGCTGCTCGCGGATGAATTCAAGCTGGACCTCATGGAGCGGCGCATGATGGCGCTTTCCTTCGCCTTCGACACCATCTGGGATGGGATGAGGGATGCAGTAGGAGACGCGATGAATCCAGCCGCCTTGCGTGAAATGATTGTTTCGATGGTCGGGACCGCGCTTGTCATGCTCGTTGCGCCCGAGCCCATCACAAAACTCCTCGCGATTGGGTTGGTGTCATCCCTGATCGCGTATCTCGGTACAGGCCCCGTATGGAACCTTGGGCAGGGATTCCTGCGGCTCATGGAGGAAGCGAAAAACGCCCGGAACTCTTGGATGCTGAAGGATGCCGGGCACCGTTTTGGGAAGCTCCTCGGGGACAATGGAGCACGTATTCTGGTGATTGTCGCGTTGACCGCGCTCGGCGGCAAGAGCGCCATGGCTGCGCAGGGGCCCAAGATGCCGGGCTTTGCTCGAGCGGCGTTGAGGGCGCAAACAGAAGGTGGTTTCCAGCTGTCGGGAGCGTTGACGGGCGAGGTGCGATCGATCGCTCTATCCTCGGCGGCGGTGCTGAACATCGCCCTTGCGCCGACGGCCGTTGCGGCGGTTGCGCTGGGGCCCGGAAGCTCCATTCAGGGCGACCCCGAGGGTGACATCCACCACATCTGCACGGACAAGAATGAGGTTTCCGAGTTGACTGGTGGCCCTTGGACACCGATTTTCGAGCCGTATTTCGAGCAGGCGGGAATGAGCCTCAATGACACCGCGAACCTGGTGCGAATCAAGGGGCACAAGGGACCGCATCCGCGCGAGTACCATCAAGAGGTTCTCAGCCGCATCGATGAATCCATGGCGGGATGTCGAGGTGTCACTCAGTGTCGATCTGCTTTAGTTGAGGCACTGGTGGATATTGCCCGAGACCTCACGACCACAGGCACCAAACTGAGGAAGCTCATTACGAAGAGCCCCGGGGTATGA
- a CDS encoding alpha/beta fold hydrolase codes for MSQNGLQFTDTRLGRLAYRVDGQRGGVPLVLLQRFRGTLDDWDPAFISALAAHRQVIRFDNAGIGGSSGQVPDSVEGMAEVAAAFIDALELTKVDLLGWSLGGIVAQQVALDRPQLVRRLVIAGSSPGGITDGPQAHPRVPEVMTRPVSSEEDFLFLFFTETDTGRAAGKASLARLGALQDKVPAVTKESFLRQVKALTQWKGTRARLGELKLPILVANGTSDVMLPAYRSYVISQEAPNAKLILYPDAGHGFLFQEIEDFTGQVTRFLA; via the coding sequence ATGAGCCAGAATGGATTGCAGTTCACGGACACCCGCTTGGGTCGTCTGGCGTATCGCGTCGATGGACAGCGCGGCGGCGTTCCACTCGTTCTCTTGCAGCGTTTCCGGGGAACGCTCGATGACTGGGATCCGGCGTTCATCTCCGCGCTCGCGGCCCACCGGCAGGTGATCCGGTTCGACAACGCGGGCATAGGCGGCTCCAGCGGCCAGGTGCCGGACAGCGTCGAGGGGATGGCCGAGGTGGCGGCGGCGTTCATCGACGCGCTGGAGCTCACGAAGGTCGACCTGCTCGGCTGGTCGTTGGGAGGGATCGTCGCGCAGCAGGTCGCGCTCGACCGTCCCCAGCTCGTGCGCCGGCTCGTGATCGCGGGTTCCAGTCCGGGCGGGATCACGGACGGTCCGCAGGCGCACCCCCGGGTGCCCGAGGTCATGACCCGGCCCGTCAGCAGCGAGGAGGATTTCCTGTTCCTGTTCTTCACCGAGACGGACACGGGCCGCGCGGCGGGGAAGGCCTCTCTGGCCCGGCTGGGTGCCCTCCAGGACAAGGTGCCGGCCGTCACGAAGGAGTCCTTCCTGCGTCAGGTCAAGGCCCTGACTCAATGGAAGGGCACGCGCGCGCGCCTTGGGGAACTCAAGCTGCCGATCCTGGTGGCCAATGGCACCTCGGATGTCATGCTCCCCGCGTATCGCTCCTACGTCATCTCCCAGGAAGCGCCCAACGCGAAGCTGATTCTCTACCCCGACGCTGGCCATGGGTTCCTCTTCCAGGAGATCGAGGACTTCACCGGACAGGTCACTCGGTTCCTGGCCTGA
- a CDS encoding alcohol dehydrogenase, whose translation MSAATYRAVQALGGGRLELVERPLPKPGPGQVLLTVEACGICHTDALTVEGGFPGLEYPRVPGHEVVGRIAAVGGQVAARWKVGQRVGVGFLSGRCGECESCRRGDFVNCASQPITGIHFDGGYAEAMLADQHGLVAIPEEFSSVDAAPLLCAGVTTFNALRKSPARQGELVAIQGVGGLGHLGIQFARHMGYRTVAIARGAGKEAMARELGAHHYIDSEAQAPAKALQALGGASVIVATAASPASMGPLLGGLKSQGRLVIVGAGAEPLQVPVTELLFGERSISGSNTGSPVEAEDMLNFSLPRDIRARIETLPLERAAEGYAKMMRNEARFRMVLTTGVK comes from the coding sequence ATGTCCGCAGCTACCTATCGAGCGGTTCAAGCCCTGGGCGGAGGCAGGTTGGAGCTCGTGGAGCGCCCGCTGCCCAAGCCGGGTCCCGGGCAGGTCCTCCTCACGGTCGAGGCCTGCGGCATCTGTCACACCGACGCGCTGACGGTCGAAGGCGGCTTCCCTGGCCTCGAGTATCCCCGGGTGCCAGGACACGAGGTGGTGGGCCGTATCGCGGCGGTGGGCGGGCAGGTCGCCGCGCGCTGGAAGGTGGGCCAGCGCGTGGGCGTGGGCTTTCTGTCCGGGCGCTGTGGAGAGTGTGAGTCCTGCCGCCGGGGCGACTTCGTCAATTGCGCCAGCCAGCCGATCACCGGCATCCATTTCGACGGCGGTTACGCCGAGGCGATGCTCGCCGATCAGCATGGCCTCGTCGCGATTCCCGAGGAGTTCAGCTCCGTCGACGCGGCGCCGCTGCTCTGCGCCGGCGTCACGACCTTCAATGCGTTGCGCAAGTCGCCGGCGCGGCAGGGCGAGCTGGTCGCGATCCAGGGCGTCGGCGGGCTTGGGCATCTCGGAATCCAGTTCGCCCGGCACATGGGCTATCGCACCGTGGCGATCGCGCGTGGCGCGGGCAAGGAGGCGATGGCGCGGGAACTGGGCGCCCACCACTACATCGACAGTGAGGCGCAAGCGCCGGCGAAGGCCCTCCAGGCGCTCGGAGGCGCGAGCGTCATCGTCGCCACCGCCGCCAGTCCGGCGAGCATGGGGCCCCTGCTGGGGGGGTTGAAGAGCCAGGGACGGCTGGTGATCGTCGGCGCGGGCGCGGAGCCGCTGCAGGTCCCCGTCACCGAGCTGCTGTTCGGCGAGCGTTCCATCTCGGGCAGCAACACCGGTTCTCCGGTCGAGGCCGAGGACATGCTGAACTTCAGCCTGCCGCGGGACATCCGCGCCCGGATCGAGACCCTGCCGCTGGAGCGGGCGGCGGAGGGCTACGCCAAGATGATGCGCAACGAAGCGCGCTTCCGCATGGTGCTGACCACCGGCGTCAAGTGA
- a CDS encoding TetR/AcrR family transcriptional regulator, which yields MGRPSIREKIVEAALDRFHLLGYNACGVQEIVESAGALKGSFYNHFKSKEAMAVEAIERYGQSVGLDILMDETRDPVQRLRDHVDFLVTRLVHHDYERGCLIGSLGNELSHSAPLVREAVDRALDQWTELVEKALREAQRDGRLASGLEPARTARFLVNAWQGAVLRMKVVKNREPLDDFLEVTFRSILR from the coding sequence GTGGGAAGACCCAGCATCCGGGAGAAGATCGTGGAGGCGGCGTTGGATCGCTTCCACCTTCTTGGGTACAACGCCTGCGGCGTTCAGGAGATCGTCGAGTCGGCGGGCGCGCTCAAGGGCTCCTTCTACAATCACTTCAAGTCCAAGGAGGCGATGGCGGTCGAGGCGATCGAGCGCTACGGCCAGAGTGTCGGCCTCGACATCCTGATGGACGAAACGCGCGACCCCGTGCAGCGCCTGCGCGACCACGTCGACTTCCTGGTGACGCGCCTCGTCCACCATGACTACGAACGCGGCTGTTTGATCGGCAGTCTGGGCAACGAGCTTTCCCACAGCGCGCCCCTCGTTCGCGAGGCGGTCGATCGCGCCCTGGATCAGTGGACCGAGCTCGTGGAGAAGGCCTTGCGCGAGGCGCAGCGCGACGGGCGGCTCGCGAGCGGACTGGAGCCCGCGCGGACCGCGCGCTTTCTGGTGAATGCCTGGCAGGGAGCGGTCCTGCGGATGAAGGTCGTCAAGAACCGGGAGCCCCTGGACGACTTCCTCGAAGTCACGTTCCGCTCCATCCTCCGCTGA
- a CDS encoding glycoside hydrolase family 26 protein, giving the protein MKLSATLPPLFSRKRFPRLMTATAVLALSAACGGPLEQTASSDDSRGTVEGTLAGALTITQSISVVDATLERGQTLSASVTYKNSGTTAVTAKNIVLTSRAPGGTHANGPFYDLTPRITNRTLQPGESVTLTATRVLASTDPLGTWEVYPTWEDSTSTWLDGAGFAFSVAAAGGGGTDPGTSGSWLSGAAGSGVPSGEFGIWRGTPVKIASTWSDNNLNAANFWQLDPGGEYGSWQQNLDIAVGAFDAGETWAKAASGAYDTRWRQSLTTLKNKWGSRPGTVYIRFAHEMNGNWYPWKVTASDATSFITAWKRYRALQKEIFPAAKLVFNVNRESVSSGIDWRKTFPGAAYVDVMGVDYYNQYPYVATVTDWNNAIQQTDGYGAPKGLARHLEFARSVGLPLSISEWSGNADNGDSPVFIEQMYNFFKVNGGTGAGKLLYEVLFNVERDNSRWILYPNTRMPNSKARYQQLF; this is encoded by the coding sequence ATGAAGCTGTCGGCCACCCTGCCCCCTCTCTTCTCTCGCAAACGCTTCCCCCGGCTCATGACCGCCACCGCGGTGCTCGCCCTCTCCGCGGCCTGCGGTGGACCCCTCGAGCAGACCGCGTCCTCCGACGACTCCCGCGGCACCGTCGAGGGCACGCTCGCCGGCGCCCTGACCATCACCCAGTCAATCTCCGTCGTGGATGCCACGCTGGAGCGCGGTCAAACGCTGAGCGCGAGCGTTACCTACAAGAACAGCGGCACCACCGCGGTCACCGCGAAGAACATCGTGCTCACCTCGCGCGCGCCCGGCGGCACGCACGCGAACGGCCCCTTCTACGATCTGACGCCGCGCATCACCAACCGCACCCTCCAGCCGGGAGAGAGCGTGACCCTCACGGCCACGCGCGTTCTCGCCTCGACGGATCCGCTGGGCACCTGGGAGGTCTATCCAACGTGGGAAGACAGCACGAGCACCTGGCTCGATGGCGCGGGGTTCGCCTTCTCGGTCGCGGCGGCTGGCGGTGGTGGCACGGACCCGGGCACCTCGGGCTCCTGGCTCTCCGGCGCCGCGGGTTCCGGCGTGCCCTCGGGCGAGTTCGGCATCTGGCGCGGCACCCCGGTGAAGATCGCCTCCACGTGGTCCGACAACAACCTCAACGCCGCGAACTTCTGGCAGCTCGATCCCGGCGGGGAGTACGGCAGCTGGCAGCAGAACCTGGACATCGCGGTGGGTGCCTTCGACGCGGGCGAGACGTGGGCCAAGGCGGCCAGCGGCGCCTACGACACGCGTTGGCGCCAGTCGCTCACCACGCTGAAGAACAAGTGGGGCAGCCGCCCCGGCACGGTCTACATCCGCTTCGCCCACGAGATGAACGGCAACTGGTACCCCTGGAAGGTCACCGCGAGCGACGCGACGTCGTTCATCACCGCCTGGAAGCGCTACCGCGCGCTGCAGAAGGAGATCTTCCCGGCCGCCAAACTGGTGTTCAACGTCAACCGTGAGTCCGTGAGCTCGGGCATCGACTGGCGCAAGACCTTCCCCGGTGCCGCGTACGTGGACGTGATGGGCGTCGACTACTACAACCAGTACCCCTATGTCGCGACGGTCACCGACTGGAACAACGCCATCCAGCAGACCGACGGCTACGGCGCTCCCAAGGGTCTGGCCAGGCACCTCGAGTTCGCCAGGAGCGTGGGTCTGCCCCTGTCCATCTCCGAGTGGTCCGGCAACGCGGACAACGGTGACTCCCCCGTGTTCATCGAGCAGATGTACAACTTCTTCAAGGTCAACGGTGGCACCGGCGCCGGCAAGCTCCTCTACGAGGTCCTCTTCAACGTGGAGAGGGACAACAGCCGGTGGATCCTCTACCCGAACACCCGCATGCCCAACTCCAAGGCGCGCTACCAGCAGCTCTTCTGA